A stretch of the Panicum virgatum strain AP13 chromosome 9N, P.virgatum_v5, whole genome shotgun sequence genome encodes the following:
- the LOC120691670 gene encoding cardiolipin synthase (CMP-forming), mitochondrial-like, with amino-acid sequence MPTSVATHASLLLKAAAAKPFFSPRAAARIPPPSPHPPPPAPAAGRLPPATATTAAAAGASRWFRWQSARGLCAAPHSGGGAGGEGMGSDAGVGARRRAVNGPAKELPAVNGMSKEDPQPPRLLTLPTVLTIGRVAAVPLLISTFYMDGPWAATATTGIFLAAAVTDWLDGYLARKMQLGTPFGAFLDPVADKLMVAATLVLLCTKPLETSILRDGPWLLTVPSIAIIGREITMSAVREWAASQNSKVLEAVAVNNLGKWKTATQMTALTLLLASRDPSLPAQGALVTPGVALLYVSAGLAIWSLVVYMRKIWRILLK; translated from the exons ATGCCCACATCCGTCGCCACCCACGCATCCCTCCTCCTCAAAGCCGCAGCCGCCAAGCCCTTCTTCTCCCCCCGCGCGGCGGCCCGGATCCCGCCGCCTTCGCCCCACCCTCctccccccgcccccgccgccgggcgcctcccgccggccacggcgacgacggccgccgctgccggcgccagCCGCTGGTTCCGGTGGCAGTCGGCGCGGGGGCTGTGCGCCGCGCCGCATTCCGGCGgtggggccggcggcgaggggatggGATCTGATGCGGGGGTGGGCGCCAGGAGGAGGGCGGTGAACGGGCCGGCCAAGGAGCTGCCGGCGGTGAACGGGATGTCCAAGGAGGACCCGCAGCCTCCCAGGCTGCTCACTCTGCCCACCGTGCTCACCAttggccgcgtcgccgccgtgccgctccTGATTAGCA CTTTCTACATGGATGGTCCGTGGGCAGCTACGGCCACAACTGGCATCTTCCTTGCTGCTGCAGTCACTGATTGGCTAGATGGTTATCTTGCTAGAAAG ATGCAGCTAGGAACaccttttggtgcatttcttgaTCCTGTAGCTGACAAG CTTATGGTAGCTGCAACATTAGTTTTGCTGTGCACCAAACCTTTGGAAACTTCAATACTCAGGGATGGGCCATGGCTTCTAACAGTTCCTTCCATTGCTATCATCGGGAGAGAG ATAACAATGTCAGCTGTGAGAGAGTGGGCTGCATCTCAGAATAGCAAAGTTCTTGAG GCTGTTGCAGTTAACAACTTAGGGAAGTGGAAGACCGCAACACAGATGACAGCATTGACTCTGCTTCTTGCCAGCAGAGACCCAAG TCTACCTGCGCAAGGTGCTCTAGTTACCCCTGGTGTTGCGCTGCTTTATGTATCCGCTGGACTTGCCATATGGTCCCTAGTGGTGTACATGAGAAAGATATGGCGGATACTCCTAAAATAG
- the LOC120687526 gene encoding pentatricopeptide repeat-containing protein At2g37310 — protein sequence MKLPSWLTAVPPDPRAYGHLIQLCADSGNLAAGRQLHARLVSHSVTPSNFLASKLISLYSRAARLDDARRVFDAIPRPSVFAWNAILIALSLHSPDPSAAVRLFAASGISPDEVTLSALLKSLAASGPGLSALVAGELHAVAILRGSGADLFVSNGLITAYANAGDTRSARAVFDEMPQRDVVSWNSLISSYARAGWYRECLDLFQELIRFHAGGGGVGPNSVTVTSVLHACAQLKAVDFGVRVHQFAAENGLDLDVAVWNSIVGFYAKCGQLQYARELFEGMPKKDSVSYSAMITGYMNHGHVDKGMQLFRRADVQGISIWNAVIAGLVQNGRQSDVLGLLHEMIGSGMLPNSATLSIIIPSVPLFSMLLGVKQAHGYAIRNNYDQSISVVCALIDAYSKAGVFYGALKVFELTGDRSKVVWTSIISAAASHGEAAESLRLFYEMISAGTRPDTISFTAVLTACAHAGKVADARKIFDSMQVVFGITPVMEQYACMVSALSRAGMLNDALELVNSMPFEPNAKVWGPLLNGAAEFGDIELGRFVFDRLFMIEPKNTGNYIVMANLYSNSGKWEEAEIIRSMMWGVGLEKVPGCSWN from the coding sequence ATGAAGCTCCCGTCATGGCTCACGGCCGTGCCGCCGGACCCTCGGGCGTACGGCCACCTCATCCAGCTTTGTGCTGACTCCggcaacctcgccgccggccgccagctCCACGCCCGCCTTGTCTCCCACTCCGTGACGCCGTCCAACTTCCTCGCGTCCAAGCTCATCTCCCTCTACTCCCGCGCGGCGCGCCTCGACGACGCGCGCAGGGTGTTCGACGCCATCCCGCGGCCCAGCGTCTTCGCCTGGAACGCCATTCTTATCGCGCTTTCGCTCCACTCGCCAGACCCCTCTGCCGCGGTCCGCCTCTTCGCCGCCTCCGGCATCTCACCGGACGAGGTCACGCTCTCCGCGCTCCTCAAGTCGCTCGCCGCGTCCGGGCCGGGGCTGTCCGCGCTCGTGGCCGGGGAGCTCCACGCCGTCGCGATCCTGCGTGGTTCCGGGGCCGACCTGTTCGTGTCCAATGGGCTCATCACTGCCTATGCCAATGCCGGAGATACGCGCTCCGCTCGCGCGGTATTTGACGAAATGCCGCAGCGAGACGTCGTGTCCTGGAACTCGCTGATATCATCGTATGCCCGTGCAGGATGGTACCGGGAATGCCTGGACCTGTTCCAAGAGTTGATACGGTTTCACGCCGGTGGTGGCGGTGTTGGACCGAACAGTGTTACGGTAACCAGTGTACTGCATGCCTGCGCACAGCTCAAGGCTGTTGATTTTGGGGTTAGAGTGCACCAGTTTGCTGCCGAGAATGGGCTTGATTTGGATGTTGCAGTTTGGAACTCTATAGTTGGATTTTACGCGAAATGTGGGCAGTTGCAGTATGCAAGAGAATTGTTTGAAGGGATGCCTAAGAAAGATTCAGTCAGTTACAGTGCAATGATCACTGGGTACATGAACCATGGGCATGTTGACAAGGGAATGCAGCTTTTCCGGCGAGCAGATGTTCAAGGAATAAGCATTTGGAACGCAGTGATTGCTGGACTGGTTCAAAATGGTCGCCAGTCCGATGTGCTTGGCCTACTGCATGAGATGATTGGTTCTGGCATGCTACCCAATTCAGCCACGCTTTCAATCATCATTCCATCAGTTCCTTTGTTCTCCATGCTGCTGGGAGTGAAGCAAGCTCATGGGTATGCGATCAGAAACAACTATGATCAGAGTATAAGTGTTGTCTGTGCATTGATCGATGCTTACTCAAAGGCAGGTGTTTTTTATGGGGCTCTGAAGGTGTTTGAATTGACTGGCGATAGAAGTAAAGTTGTATGGACGTCAATCATATCAGCTGCTGCATCCCACGGAGAAGCTGCAGAGTCATTGCGCCTGTTCTATGAGATGATCAGTGCTGGCACTAGGCCGGATACCATATCTTTCACTGCCGTGCTTACTGCCTGTGCTCATGCTGGCAAGGTAGCTGATGCTCGTAAAATTTTTGACTCCATGCAGGTTGTGTTTGGTATCACTCCAGTGATGGAGCAATATGCTTGCATGGTTTCTGCACTCAGCCGTGCAGGGATGCTGAACGATGCACTTGAGCTTGTAAACAGTATGCCGTTTGAACCAAATGCAAAGGTCTGGGGTCCATTGCTTAATGGAGCAGCAGAATTCGGTGATATTGAGCTTGGTCGATTTGTATTTGATCGACTGTTTATGATCGAGCCTAAGAACACTGGTAATTACATTGTAATGGCTAATTTGTACTCAAATTCTGGCAAATGGGAAGAAGCTGAGATCATAAGGAGCATGATGTGGGGAGTTGGGTTGGAGAAGGTTCCTGGTTGTAGTTGGAATTGA
- the LOC120687527 gene encoding uncharacterized protein LOC120687527 isoform X1 yields MAAQAMECRVNGGGGEGGGGMRTVECLRGRLLAERVASKAAKEEADQLAKRLDELEKKLADEVKVRNKAERRLRRAIKKLKSLKILDVELSDGSISSLSSNGRSGHQAPEVERSSPGSLTTDDSVPSGSQGGGDADADSAKDSSADSCTQGNSQDGSWCSVVSEQSPAGACMDLAGTNNSNNSEERAGDHDSERQHLDASSGCGLAKSEAESFHDSDDRLALVLLDPQLVAQADGGSRTEDNDAQTAELHAATQDEEAQQEEENNKLAIVLADPQPQPAAAVGAGAPKPHADVESVLLALRRVKEQLRYTIERRSELVAHRELYGH; encoded by the exons ATGGCTGCGCAGGCCATGGAATGCAG GGTGAATGGTGGGGGTGGGGAGGGCGGTGGTGGTATGAGGACGGTGGAGTGCCTGAGAGGCAGGCTGCTCGCGGAGAGGGTGGCATCCAAGGCtgccaaggaggaggccgaCCAACTGGCCAAAAGG CTTGACGAGCTGGAGAAGAAGCTCGCTGACGAGGTAAAGGTGAGGAACAAGGCTGAGAGGAGGCTCAGAAGGGCCATCAAGAAGCTCAAGTCCCTCAAGATTCTGGACGTGGAGCTCTCGGACGGCTCCATCAGCTCGCTATCCTCCAATGGCCGCTCCGGTCACCAGGCTCCAGAGGTGGAGAGGAGCAGCCCTGGCTCGTTGACCACTGATGATTCCGTGCCTTCCGGTTCTCAAGGAGGTGGCGATGCCGACGCCGACAGCGCCAAGGACTCCTCCGCCGATTCCTGCACTCAAGGGAACTCCCAGGACGGGAGCTGGTGCTCCGTTGTGTCCGAGCAATCCCCGGCTGGTGCTTGCATGGATCTTGCCGGCACGAACAACAGCAACAACTCTGAGGAGAGGGCTGGCGATCATGATTCGGAGAG GCAACACCTTGATGCATCCAGTGGCTGTGGCCTAGCGAAATCCGAAGCAGAATCATTCCACGACAGCGACGACAGGCTAGCGCTTGTGCTGCTAGACCCCCAGCTCGTTGCACAAGCGGACGGTGGCTCAAGAACGGAGGACAACGACGCGCAAACGGCAGAGCTCCATGCCGCGACTCAAGACGAGGAAGCACAGCAGGAAGAAGAGAACAACAAGCTCGCCATCGTTCTGGCCGACCCCCAGCcccagccggccgccgccgtgggagcCGGCGCGCCGAAGCCGCACGCCGACGTGGAGTCCGTTCTCCTGGCGCTGCGGCGGGTCAAGGAGCAGCTGCGCTACACGATTGAGCGGCGGTCGGAGCTCGTCGCGCACCGCGAGCTCT ACGGCCACTGA
- the LOC120687527 gene encoding uncharacterized protein LOC120687527 isoform X2, with protein MAAQAMECRVNGGGGEGGGGMRTVECLRGRLLAERVASKAAKEEADQLAKRLDELEKKLADEVKVRNKAERRLRRAIKKLKSLKILDVELSDGSISSLSSNGRSGHQAPEVERSSPGSLTTDDSVPSGSQGGGDADADSAKDSSADSCTQGNSQDGSWCSVVSEQSPAGACMDLAGTNNSNNSEERAGDHDSERQHLDASSGCGLAKSEAESFHDSDDRLALVLLDPQLVAQADGGSRTEDNDAQTAELHAATQDEEAQQEEENNKLAIVLADPQPQPAAAVGAGAPKPHADVESVLLALRRVKEQLRYTIERRSELVAHRELYGH; from the exons ATGGCTGCGCAGGCCATGGAATGCAG GGTGAATGGTGGGGGTGGGGAGGGCGGTGGTGGTATGAGGACGGTGGAGTGCCTGAGAGGCAGGCTGCTCGCGGAGAGGGTGGCATCCAAGGCtgccaaggaggaggccgaCCAACTGGCCAAAAGG CTTGACGAGCTGGAGAAGAAGCTCGCTGACGAGGTAAAGGTGAGGAACAAGGCTGAGAGGAGGCTCAGAAGGGCCATCAAGAAGCTCAAGTCCCTCAAGATTCTGGACGTGGAGCTCTCGGACGGCTCCATCAGCTCGCTATCCTCCAATGGCCGCTCCGGTCACCAGGCTCCAGAGGTGGAGAGGAGCAGCCCTGGCTCGTTGACCACTGATGATTCCGTGCCTTCCGGTTCTCAAGGAGGTGGCGATGCCGACGCCGACAGCGCCAAGGACTCCTCCGCCGATTCCTGCACTCAAGGGAACTCCCAGGACGGGAGCTGGTGCTCCGTTGTGTCCGAGCAATCCCCGGCTGGTGCTTGCATGGATCTTGCCGGCACGAACAACAGCAACAACTCTGAGGAGAGGGCTGGCGATCATGATTCGGAGAG GCAACACCTTGATGCATCCAGTGGCTGTGGCCTAGCGAAATCCGAAGCAGAATCATTCCACGACAGCGACGACAGGCTAGCGCTTGTGCTGCTAGACCCCCAGCTCGTTGCACAAGCGGACGGTGGCTCAAGAACGGAGGACAACGACGCGCAAACGGCAGAGCTCCATGCCGCGACTCAAGACGAGGAAGCACAGCAGGAAGAAGAGAACAACAAGCTCGCCATCGTTCTGGCCGACCCCCAGCcccagccggccgccgccgtgggagcCGGCGCGCCGAAGCCGCACGCCGACGTGGAGTCCGTTCTCCTGGCGCTGCGGCGGGTCAAGGAGCAGCTGCGCTACACGATTGAGCGGCGGTCGGAGCTCGTCGCGCACCGCGAGCTCTACGGCCACTAG
- the LOC120687528 gene encoding protein MODIFIER OF SNC1 11-like: MASQSSTPAESAAPSPAAASTAEAAPSPASSTPSQNPTAAATAAAGGTDLEKKMRRAERFGTQVVMSEEEKRSSRAERFGTGSSNVKEEEKKKSRAERFGLASPSSDEEAKKKARLERFGQGTNVDKAEEGKRKARAARFAETSSGSAQENGKGNSKPDAATVTGTA; the protein is encoded by the exons ATGGCATCTCAGAGCTCCACGCCCGCGGAGAGCGCCGCGCCTTCGCCGGCGGCCGCATCCACCGCAGAGGCGGCTCCGAGCCCCGCTTCCTCAACGCCGTCACAAAACCCTACCGCTGCCGCgaccgcggcggccgggggcacGGATCTGGAGAAGAAGATGCGCCGCGCGGAGCGGTTCGGGACGCAGGTGGTGATGTCTGAGGAGGAGAAGCGCAGCAGCCGCGCCGAGAG ATTCGGGACTGGGTCTTCAAATGTaaaggaggaagaaaagaagaagtcCAGGGCTGAGAG ATTTGGTCTTGCCTCGCCCTCATCTGATGAGGAGGCTAAGAAAAAAGCCCGTTTAGAACGATTTGGTCAGGGTACAAATGTTGACAAGgcagaagaaggaaaaagaaaggcgcGAGCTGCCAG GTTTGCAGAAACATCTAGTGGTTCAGCTCAGGAAAATGGCAAGGGCAACTCCAAGCCG GACGCAGCCACTGTGACAGGCACAGCGTGA